From the Elusimicrobiota bacterium genome, one window contains:
- a CDS encoding TIGR04013 family B12-binding domain/radical SAM domain-containing protein: protein MLRAALILYYTKPNRFSIAALAGALEPRPELRGLPLAFPSDPARLRRALRAALRRQDRVAVGFSLGTPQMEGLAPFLARLREEFPERVVWLAGGPHPSADPAGTLRAGFDLVARGEGEETLAELLARLRRGEDGRGLAGLSWLDAQGRCRSGAARPPADLDRLPPFSPAHRVFGPIEITRGCPFACGFCQTSSLFGARPRHRSPEVVAHYAGLLASRGMFDLRVVTPNAFSYGSPDGRSVDLPALRELFRAVRRAQGPSGRLFFGSMPSEVRPEHVNAATLRLMRRYAANDNLAIGAQSGSQRLLDAAGRGHSVEDIVAAVAAARQAGLKANVDFIFGLPGETEEDQGLSLALIRRLVALGARIHAHWFMPLPQTRFAALPPAPLAPRFGAELARLAAAGVLYGQWQGQESLGRRLAARGPLLYHGPHGAPSAADK, encoded by the coding sequence CCCTCGGACCCCGCGCGGCTGCGCCGCGCCCTGCGCGCCGCCCTGCGCCGTCAGGACCGCGTGGCGGTCGGCTTCTCGCTGGGCACGCCCCAGATGGAAGGGCTGGCCCCCTTCCTGGCGCGGCTGCGGGAGGAGTTCCCGGAGCGCGTGGTCTGGCTGGCGGGCGGGCCGCACCCCAGCGCGGACCCGGCCGGGACCCTGCGCGCCGGCTTCGACCTCGTGGCGCGCGGCGAGGGGGAGGAGACCCTGGCGGAGCTGCTCGCGCGCCTGCGCCGGGGCGAGGACGGCCGCGGCTTGGCCGGGCTCTCATGGCTGGACGCCCAAGGCCGCTGCCGCTCGGGCGCAGCCAGGCCGCCCGCGGACCTCGACCGCCTGCCGCCGTTCTCTCCCGCGCACCGCGTCTTCGGGCCCATCGAGATCACGCGCGGCTGTCCTTTCGCCTGCGGCTTCTGCCAGACCTCCTCGCTCTTCGGCGCGCGGCCGCGGCACCGCAGTCCCGAGGTGGTGGCCCACTACGCGGGCCTGCTGGCCTCGCGCGGGATGTTCGACCTGCGCGTGGTCACGCCCAACGCCTTCTCCTACGGCTCGCCCGACGGCAGGTCCGTCGACCTGCCCGCCCTGCGCGAGCTCTTCCGGGCGGTACGCCGGGCCCAAGGGCCCTCCGGGCGGCTCTTCTTCGGCTCCATGCCCTCGGAGGTGAGGCCGGAGCACGTCAACGCCGCCACCCTGCGCCTCATGCGCCGCTATGCCGCCAACGACAACCTGGCCATCGGGGCGCAGTCCGGCAGTCAGCGCCTCCTCGACGCGGCGGGCCGGGGGCACAGCGTGGAAGACATCGTGGCCGCCGTGGCCGCGGCCCGCCAGGCCGGGCTCAAGGCCAACGTGGACTTCATCTTCGGCCTCCCGGGCGAGACCGAGGAGGATCAGGGGCTCTCCTTGGCCTTGATCCGGCGCCTGGTCGCGCTGGGCGCGCGCATCCACGCCCACTGGTTCATGCCCCTGCCGCAGACGCGCTTTGCGGCCCTGCCGCCGGCGCCGCTGGCGCCGCGCTTCGGCGCGGAGCTCGCCCGGCTGGCCGCGGCCGGGGTCCTCTACGGGCAATGGCAGGGGCAGGAGAGCCTGGGCCGGCGTCTGGCGGCCCGGGGGCCGTTATTGTATCATGGGCCTCACGGCGCCCCTTCGGCGGCGGACAAATGA